In Heliangelus exortis chromosome W, bHelExo1.hap1, whole genome shotgun sequence, the following proteins share a genomic window:
- the LOC139789191 gene encoding signal peptidase complex catalytic subunit SEC11C — MDLFGDLRRMNKRQLYYQVLNFAMIVSSALMIWKGLIVITGSESPIVVVLSGSMEPAFHRGDLLFLTNFHDDPIRAGEIVVFKVEGRDIPIVHRVIKIHEKENGNIKFLTKGDNNEVDDRGLYIEGQNWLEKKDVVGRARGFLPYVGMVTIIMNDYPKFKLALLAVMGAYVLLKRES, encoded by the exons ATGGATCTCTTCGGGGACCTGCGGCGCATGAACAAGCGGCAG CTGTATTACCAAGTCTTAAATTTTGCCATGATAGTGTCCTCTGCTCTTATGATATGGAAAGGGCTGATAGTCATCACTGGGAGTGAAAGCCCCATTGTTGTGGTGCTCAG TGGCAGCATGGAACCAGCTTTCCACAGAGGAGACCTCTTGTTCTTAACGAATTTCCATGACGACCCGATCAGAGCTGGTGAAATAGTTGTTTTTAAAGTTGAAGGCAGAGACATTCCAATAGTTCACAGAGTAATCAAAATACATGAAAA AGAAAATGGGAACATCAAATTTCTGACTAAAGGGGATAATAATGAAGTTGATGATAGAGGCTTGTACATAGAAGGTCAGAACTGGTTAGAGAAGAAAGATGTTGTTGGAAGAGCAAGAGG ATTTTTGCCTTATGTTGGCATGGTAACTATAATAATGAATGACTATCCAAAATTCAAG ttagCTCTTCTGGCAGTAATGGGAGCATATGTGCTGCTGAAACGAGAATCCTAA